The Variovorax paradoxus DNA window TCGAACCATCGCAGGGGCATGCATGTCTCCGTCACGCGTGGCCTCGAGGATGGCCACTTGAGTGGACGAGCATAGGCGCGGGTCGGGCGCCGTGGCTGCCCGCACGGCGCAATGCTGCTATGCAGCGGACCGCAACGCTACGCCGGCTCGATCGGACGCCACATGCCGCTGCGGGCGTTGTCGTTGACGATGTCGACGATCTCCGCCGCCACCGTCGACACGGCCTTGGCCGGACCCTTGGTGCGGGCCAGCGCCATGGAAACAATGCGCTGCACGCCGGGCGAGACGATCTTCGCGGCCTGCAAGCGTCCGTCCTGCACCTCGGCCCATACGGCGTGGATCGGCAGCACGGTGTACAGGCGAGCCTCGGCCACGGTGGAGCGCATCAGCGGCAGCGAATCGGCTTCGATTGCCGGTGCCAGCGTGATGCGCTCCTGCCGCGCGATGCCGTCGAGCGCCGTGCGCAGGCCGTTGGGCGCGCCCGGCAGGATGAAGGGCAGTTCATGCAGCGCGCTGAAGGGCACTTCGGCGGCGGCTGTGAGGCGGTCGCCGGCGGCACCGATCAGGTAGCTGTCGACCGTGGCCAGCGCCTGTTCCTGCTGCGGCAGGGAGTTGCCGTAGCGATAGAGGATGGCAATGTCCACGCGCTCATCGGCCAGCCATTCTTCCACCTGTCCGCTCGAGCCTTCAAGGATCTTGAGCTGGACGCCCGGGTGGCGCGCGCGCAGCTGCTTGAAGAGGCGCCCGACGATCGGATTCGTGATCGAAGGCAGCGAGCCGATGGTGACGCGCCCCATCGGTTCGCGCGCCTCGCCGCGAATCTCGAGCTCCAGTTGTTCGGCATCCGCAAGCAGCGCCTTGACGTGCGGAAAGATTCTCTGCCCCACATCGGACAGCGCCACACCGCGACCGGTGCGGTTGAACAGGCGCGCGTTGCATTCGCGTTCGAGGGCGTTCAGGTGCCGGCTCAACAACGACTGGTTGCTGTCGAGAAAGAGCGCTGCGCGCGTCAGGCTGCCGAGTTCGGCGATGGCCAGGAAGGCCCGCCACTTCTGCAGGTCGGAGGTGAGGTCGAGTTGGAGCTTGGTGGCTTTGGCGGGCTGCATGTCGGGCACCACATGGAGGTACCGATTGTGTAGGGACAGTGCCCTTCCTCGGTAGCGGGTTTGCAGCAGGCGGGTCGAAGACCGCCAGTTGCCCAGCGTGCCCT harbors:
- a CDS encoding LysR family transcriptional regulator; the encoded protein is MQPAKATKLQLDLTSDLQKWRAFLAIAELGSLTRAALFLDSNQSLLSRHLNALERECNARLFNRTGRGVALSDVGQRIFPHVKALLADAEQLELEIRGEAREPMGRVTIGSLPSITNPIVGRLFKQLRARHPGVQLKILEGSSGQVEEWLADERVDIAILYRYGNSLPQQEQALATVDSYLIGAAGDRLTAAAEVPFSALHELPFILPGAPNGLRTALDGIARQERITLAPAIEADSLPLMRSTVAEARLYTVLPIHAVWAEVQDGRLQAAKIVSPGVQRIVSMALARTKGPAKAVSTVAAEIVDIVNDNARSGMWRPIEPA